A stretch of Gammaproteobacteria bacterium DNA encodes these proteins:
- a CDS encoding RnfH family protein, producing the protein MGDARHAVGVFGRRVALDCVLEEGDRIEIYRPLRRTPMEARRIRAGRSGE; encoded by the coding sequence ATGGGCGATGCCCGCCACGCGGTCGGCGTGTTCGGGCGCCGCGTCGCGCTCGACTGCGTGCTCGAGGAAGGCGACCGCATTGAAATCTACCGCCCGCTGCGCCGCACCCCGATGGAAGCCCGCAGAATCCGCGCCGGCCGTTCGGGGGAATGA
- a CDS encoding NAD(+)/NADH kinase: MKDIRKAAQPGLVLKHSDEKVRDLADRLGAYLLERFDSLTVCEEDREWISARDEIDFTTREQMARRCDLVIAVGGDGTLLKAGHICAAHGIPVIGINLGRLGFLVEIPPDRFRAELDAMFAGRCQLEERAMLDVRHLRGDDCIARFCACNDVTVRSKNPARMIELETAIDGVFVNTIWSDGVIIATPTGSTAYALSSGGPLLEPTLEATLIVPICPHTLSHRPLVVHSREIIEVTVPSSEPDKAVLAIDGQIRGDLDAGDRVVTRPLEQKLKLIQPLGHNYFGTLRTKLKWSEKL, translated from the coding sequence ATGAAAGACATCCGCAAAGCCGCGCAGCCCGGCCTGGTGCTGAAGCACAGCGACGAGAAAGTGCGCGATCTCGCCGACCGCCTCGGCGCGTACCTGCTGGAGCGCTTCGACTCGCTGACCGTCTGCGAGGAAGACCGCGAATGGATCAGCGCGCGCGACGAGATTGACTTCACGACGCGCGAGCAGATGGCGCGGCGCTGCGACCTTGTCATCGCCGTCGGCGGCGATGGCACGCTGCTGAAGGCGGGGCACATCTGCGCCGCGCACGGCATTCCCGTCATCGGCATCAACCTGGGGCGGCTCGGCTTTCTCGTCGAGATTCCGCCGGACAGGTTCCGCGCCGAACTCGACGCGATGTTCGCGGGCCGCTGTCAACTGGAAGAGCGCGCGATGCTGGATGTGCGCCACCTTCGCGGCGACGACTGCATCGCGCGCTTCTGCGCGTGCAACGATGTGACCGTCCGCAGCAAGAACCCGGCGCGCATGATTGAACTGGAAACGGCGATAGACGGCGTTTTCGTCAACACCATCTGGTCCGACGGCGTCATCATCGCGACGCCGACCGGCTCCACCGCCTACGCGCTGTCGAGCGGCGGCCCGCTGCTTGAACCGACGCTTGAGGCGACGCTGATTGTGCCCATCTGCCCGCACACGCTGAGCCACCGCCCGCTGGTCGTCCATTCGCGGGAAATCATCGAGGTCACGGTGCCGTCGTCGGAACCGGACAAGGCGGTGCTGGCGATTGACGGGCAGATACGCGGCGACCTCGACGCCGGCGACCGCGTCGTCACCAGGCCGCTGGAACAGAAACTGAAACTGATACAGCCGCTCGGCCACAATTATTTCGGCACCCTCAGGACCAAACTGAAGTGGAGCGAGAAACTCTGA
- the grpE gene encoding nucleotide exchange factor GrpE: protein MNEPEQPEDAPPPERDGESAAAAPPNGLRAQLEEAEQRAAAAEDKWMRARAEMENLRKRGERELQQARKYAMEGFALEMLAVKDSLELALHGGAGEAGSSGGGDHREGVELTLKALQQVFDKFGIEEVNPQGEVFNPEHHQAMMTQPGGAHPPGTVLHVMQKGYLLCGRLLRPAMVAVAGAAPAGSVESAENAEDRQNRQSKENTENQRNNEK from the coding sequence ATGAACGAACCAGAACAACCGGAAGACGCGCCGCCGCCGGAGCGCGACGGCGAATCCGCCGCCGCCGCGCCGCCAAACGGCCTGCGCGCGCAACTTGAAGAAGCCGAACAGCGCGCCGCCGCCGCCGAGGACAAGTGGATGCGCGCGCGCGCCGAAATGGAGAACCTGCGAAAGCGCGGCGAACGTGAATTGCAGCAGGCGCGAAAATACGCGATGGAAGGTTTTGCGCTGGAGATGCTCGCCGTCAAGGACAGCCTGGAACTGGCGCTGCACGGCGGCGCCGGCGAGGCGGGCAGTTCGGGCGGCGGCGACCACCGTGAAGGCGTTGAGTTGACGCTGAAAGCGCTGCAACAGGTGTTTGACAAGTTCGGCATTGAGGAAGTCAACCCGCAGGGCGAGGTCTTCAATCCCGAACACCACCAGGCGATGATGACGCAGCCGGGCGGCGCGCACCCGCCGGGCACGGTGCTGCATGTGATGCAGAAAGGCTACCTGCTGTGCGGGCGGTTGCTGCGCCCGGCGATGGTGGCGGTGGCCGGCGCGGCGCCCGCCGGCAGTGTTGAAAGCGCCGAAAACGCCGAAGACCGGCAAAACCGGCAAAGCAAAGAAAACACGGAAAATCAGCGGAATAACGAAAAATGA
- the dnaJ gene encoding molecular chaperone DnaJ: protein MAKRDYYEVLGVPRQANADQLRKAYRKLAMKHHPDRNKGDGSAEEKFKEAKEAYEVLSDAQKRAAYDRFGHAGVNASAAGGGFGGGGFGAGGIHDIFDNIFNDFFGVSPGRGGAWGGRASARRGHDLEYEVELTLEETAFGAEKNIPVATMQACGRCDGKGAEPGSGIRECPACGGNGQVWARQGPFSIQRACPTCKGRGRIIEKPCTACGGAGRARSTKTLAVQIPPGVDQDDRIRLSGEGEAGAGGGPPGDLYIVVNLRPHDVFRRQGDDLLIDVPISLTTAALGGEVEVPTLNGRVSLKVPAGTQNDKLFRVRGKGIKSKRDYFTGDLICRTRIETPVNLTARQKELLRELDASLGSSHKHTPKVGRWMEGIKNFFDNLDLKL from the coding sequence ATGGCCAAGCGCGATTACTATGAAGTGCTGGGCGTGCCGCGCCAGGCCAACGCCGACCAACTTCGCAAGGCGTACCGCAAACTTGCGATGAAACACCACCCCGACCGCAACAAGGGCGACGGGTCGGCGGAGGAAAAGTTCAAGGAAGCCAAGGAAGCCTACGAGGTGCTGTCCGACGCGCAGAAGCGCGCCGCCTACGACCGCTTCGGCCACGCCGGGGTCAATGCGTCGGCGGCGGGCGGCGGCTTTGGCGGCGGCGGTTTCGGCGCCGGCGGCATCCACGACATCTTCGACAACATCTTCAACGACTTCTTCGGCGTGTCGCCGGGGCGCGGCGGCGCGTGGGGCGGGCGGGCGTCGGCGCGGCGCGGCCACGACCTGGAATACGAGGTGGAGTTGACGCTGGAGGAAACCGCCTTCGGCGCCGAGAAGAACATTCCGGTTGCGACGATGCAGGCGTGCGGGCGCTGCGACGGCAAGGGCGCCGAGCCGGGCAGCGGCATCCGCGAATGCCCGGCCTGCGGCGGCAACGGCCAGGTGTGGGCGCGGCAGGGGCCGTTCTCGATACAGCGCGCCTGCCCGACCTGCAAGGGGCGCGGGCGCATCATCGAGAAGCCGTGCACCGCCTGCGGCGGCGCCGGGCGCGCGCGCAGCACAAAGACGCTGGCGGTGCAGATTCCGCCCGGCGTTGACCAGGACGACCGCATACGCCTCAGCGGCGAGGGCGAGGCCGGCGCCGGCGGCGGCCCGCCGGGCGACCTGTATATCGTCGTCAACCTGAGGCCGCACGATGTGTTCCGGCGCCAGGGCGACGACCTGCTGATTGATGTGCCGATTTCGCTGACAACCGCGGCGCTCGGCGGCGAGGTGGAGGTGCCGACGCTGAACGGGCGCGTCAGCCTGAAGGTGCCGGCGGGGACGCAGAACGACAAGTTGTTCCGGGTGCGCGGCAAGGGCATCAAGTCCAAGCGCGACTATTTCACCGGCGACCTGATTTGCCGCACCCGCATTGAAACGCCGGTGAACCTGACCGCGCGCCAGAAGGAACTGCTGCGCGAACTCGATGCGTCGCTCGGCAGTTCGCACAAGCATACGCCGAAGGTGGGGCGCTGGATGGAAGGCATCAAGAACTTTTTCGACAACCTGGATCTGAAACTGTGA
- the fur gene encoding ferric iron uptake transcriptional regulator → MHKQDLKKAGLKVTIPRMKILEIMECSEEHHLTAEDIYRKLLEEKEEIGLATVYRVLTQFESAGIVMRHHFSEKGSACYELDHGGHHDHMVCIQCGEITEFMDDTIERRQCEIASKHGYSISDHSLVMYVDCLDRDCKNRDRAKDR, encoded by the coding sequence ATGCACAAGCAGGATCTGAAAAAAGCCGGCCTCAAGGTCACCATTCCCCGGATGAAGATACTGGAAATCATGGAGTGCTCGGAAGAGCACCATCTGACCGCCGAGGACATCTACCGCAAACTGCTCGAGGAAAAGGAGGAAATCGGGCTGGCGACGGTGTACCGCGTGCTGACCCAGTTTGAATCCGCCGGCATCGTCATGCGCCACCACTTCTCCGAGAAGGGGTCGGCCTGCTACGAACTCGACCACGGCGGCCACCACGACCACATGGTCTGCATTCAGTGCGGCGAAATCACCGAATTCATGGACGACACGATTGAACGCCGCCAGTGCGAAATCGCCAGCAAGCACGGCTATTCCATCAGCGATCACTCGCTGGTGATGTATGTGGACTGCCTCGACCGCGACTGCAAAAACCGCGACCGCGCCAAGGACCGCTGA
- a CDS encoding sulfotransferase family 2 domain-containing protein has protein sequence MSNVHPMTAGRILSKCRRVLSRLPLLHIDSFRNYVCIAVPKSGSTTVLSMCRHGIGDGTWRHETARSIIRETGLESWRKKFTFAIVRNPYARVVAKHLYSVPGCFYNSKTHFRKWAQCVFDAELYPYRTFPEILDRWNQVEYIKNDEGDVLVDFIVRLENIEEDMRIVCQRLNIPFSGVPHLNKGRISYDYRDYYDDETREVVGNWFREDLEQFGYDFDGLIAP, from the coding sequence ATGAGTAACGTGCATCCGATGACCGCAGGCAGGATACTCAGCAAGTGCAGGAGGGTTTTGTCGAGACTGCCTCTGCTCCATATAGATTCCTTCAGGAACTATGTGTGCATTGCCGTTCCCAAATCGGGAAGCACCACAGTCCTGAGTATGTGCAGGCACGGCATTGGGGATGGCACATGGCGTCATGAGACTGCCCGGAGCATCATCCGGGAGACAGGGTTGGAGAGTTGGCGGAAAAAATTCACTTTTGCAATTGTCAGAAATCCTTATGCAAGAGTTGTTGCCAAGCATTTGTACTCCGTTCCCGGATGTTTTTACAATTCCAAAACCCATTTCCGGAAATGGGCACAGTGTGTTTTTGACGCAGAGTTGTATCCGTACAGGACTTTTCCCGAAATACTGGATCGCTGGAATCAGGTTGAGTACATCAAGAATGACGAGGGGGATGTGCTTGTGGATTTCATCGTGCGTCTTGAAAACATCGAAGAAGACATGAGAATTGTTTGTCAACGGCTGAATATTCCGTTCTCCGGTGTTCCGCATCTCAACAAGGGCCGGATTTCATACGATTACAGGGACTATTACGATGATGAAACCAGGGAAGTTGTCGGGAACTGGTTCCGGGAGGATCTGGAGCAGTTTGGCTACGACTTTGACGGACTGATAGCCCCCTGA
- the dnaK gene encoding molecular chaperone DnaK, producing MSKIIGIDLGTTNSCVAVMDGSTPKIIENSEGDRTTPSVVAFNENDEILVGQPAKRQAVTNPANTLYAIKRLIGRRHREDEVQKDIKLVPYPIVKADNGDAWVEARGKKMAPPEVSARVLMKMKKTAEEYLGEEVGEAVITVPAYFNDSQRQATKDAGKIAGLDVKRIINEPTAAALAYGMDKQQGDRKIAVFDLGGGTFDISIIEIAEVDGEHQFEVHATNGDTFLGGEDFDKRLIDYLAEEFRKDQGMDLQNDPLALQRLKEAAEKAKIELSSGQQTEINLPYITADQSGPKHLNIKLTQAKLESLVDDLIERTIGPCRQALEDAGMKAGDIDEVILVGGQTRMPKVQQRVGEFFGKEPRKDVNPDEAVAAGAAIQGGVLGGDVKDVLLLDVTPLSLGIETLGGVMTRLIDKNTTIPTNASQVFSTAEDNQGAVTVHVLQGEREKAAGNKSLGRFDLAGIPPAPRGVPQIEVSFDIDANGILNVSAKDKATGKEQSIVIKASSGLSDDEIQQMVSDAEKHAEEDKRFHELATARNQAEALIHATEKSLKELGDKAEAGERKDIEAAVNDLKEAVKGDDKAAIEARTQTLAEVSGKLAERIYSQQQTETAAADDGAGKNDGDKNDDMVDAEYEEVDDSKK from the coding sequence ATGAGCAAGATCATAGGCATAGACCTTGGAACAACCAATTCGTGCGTCGCCGTCATGGACGGTTCAACGCCGAAGATTATCGAGAACAGCGAAGGCGATCGCACGACGCCTTCCGTCGTCGCGTTCAATGAAAACGACGAAATCCTGGTCGGCCAGCCGGCCAAGCGCCAGGCGGTGACCAACCCCGCCAACACGCTGTATGCAATCAAGCGGCTGATTGGCCGCCGCCACCGGGAAGACGAGGTGCAGAAGGACATCAAACTGGTGCCCTACCCGATCGTCAAGGCCGACAACGGCGATGCGTGGGTCGAGGCGCGCGGCAAGAAAATGGCGCCGCCGGAAGTCTCGGCGCGCGTGTTGATGAAGATGAAGAAGACCGCCGAGGAATACCTCGGCGAGGAAGTCGGCGAGGCCGTCATCACGGTGCCCGCGTATTTCAACGACTCGCAGCGCCAGGCGACGAAAGACGCCGGCAAGATTGCCGGCCTGGATGTGAAGCGCATCATCAACGAGCCGACCGCGGCGGCCCTCGCCTACGGCATGGACAAGCAGCAGGGCGACAGGAAAATCGCCGTCTTCGACCTCGGCGGCGGCACCTTCGACATCTCAATCATCGAGATTGCCGAAGTGGACGGCGAGCACCAGTTCGAGGTGCACGCCACCAACGGCGACACCTTTCTCGGCGGCGAAGACTTTGACAAACGCCTGATTGACTACCTCGCCGAGGAGTTCCGCAAAGACCAGGGCATGGACCTGCAAAACGACCCGCTCGCGCTGCAACGGCTGAAAGAGGCCGCGGAGAAGGCCAAGATTGAGTTGTCTTCCGGCCAGCAGACCGAAATCAACCTGCCCTACATCACCGCCGACCAGTCGGGGCCGAAGCACCTCAACATCAAGTTGACGCAGGCCAAACTGGAGTCGCTGGTGGACGACCTGATCGAGCGCACCATCGGCCCGTGCCGGCAGGCGCTGGAGGACGCCGGCATGAAGGCCGGCGACATTGACGAGGTGATACTCGTCGGCGGCCAGACGCGCATGCCGAAAGTGCAGCAGCGCGTCGGCGAGTTCTTCGGCAAGGAGCCGCGCAAGGATGTCAACCCGGACGAGGCGGTCGCGGCGGGCGCCGCGATTCAGGGCGGCGTGCTGGGCGGCGATGTCAAGGATGTGCTGCTGCTGGATGTGACGCCGCTGTCGCTCGGCATCGAGACGCTCGGCGGCGTCATGACGCGCCTGATAGACAAGAACACGACGATTCCGACGAATGCGTCGCAGGTGTTCTCGACCGCCGAAGACAACCAGGGCGCGGTGACCGTGCATGTGCTGCAGGGCGAGCGCGAGAAGGCCGCCGGCAACAAGTCGCTCGGGCGCTTTGACCTGGCGGGCATCCCGCCGGCGCCGCGCGGCGTGCCGCAAATCGAGGTGTCGTTCGACATTGACGCCAACGGCATCCTGAATGTGTCGGCCAAGGACAAGGCGACCGGCAAGGAGCAGTCCATCGTCATCAAGGCGTCGAGCGGCCTGTCGGACGACGAGATACAGCAGATGGTGTCGGACGCCGAGAAACACGCCGAGGAAGACAAACGCTTCCACGAACTGGCCACCGCGCGCAACCAGGCCGAGGCGCTGATACACGCGACAGAGAAGTCGCTGAAGGAACTGGGCGACAAGGCCGAGGCCGGCGAGCGCAAGGACATCGAGGCCGCGGTGAACGACCTGAAAGAGGCCGTCAAGGGCGACGACAAGGCGGCGATTGAGGCGCGGACGCAGACACTGGCCGAGGTTTCGGGTAAACTCGCCGAGCGCATTTACTCGCAGCAGCAGACCGAAACCGCCGCCGCGGACGACGGCGCCGGCAAAAACGACGGTGACAAGAATGACGACATGGTGGACGCCGAATACGAGGAAGTGGACGACTCCAAAAAGTGA
- the recN gene encoding DNA repair protein RecN, with protein MLKTLAIENLAIIDRLETAFDAGLSVLTGETGAGKSILVDAIELALGKRAQTRLIRPGARRLSISLVFDVGDIPQAGAWLERRELAQADDSCILRRTVGADGRSQAWINGQPATLEQLRELASHLIDIVGQNAHQMLLRRDKHLYLLDSQCGHAEQLREIGQLARRWKEAGETLEQLAENARELTERREWLERQVAELEGSGVKPGEYGELEREHRLLSKKESLKSALHEVHAMLDDNDGADAATLLGRASGVVDKLRDTDPQLAAAGELVAAALGQTGEAAREIRGALERIEVSDEYFAQLEQRISRLSALADKYRTQPAALPEQLEYARAELEKLGDPATDPEQLRRERAELEKRYGELAAGVSERRRKTAAALEKNVVATLHKLNLAKAEFKVRFAGAGDDAPAPSGRERAEFMIRANPGQDLQPLTATASGGELSRISLALQMALSKKRPMPVLIFDEVDSGVGGATAGTVGRLLQAISRRAQVFCITHLPQVASRAAHHYRVVKEQDAQTRVQLEKLDGRERRVEIARMMAGEKITKQSLEHARQMLGDGEMAADSPLP; from the coding sequence ATGCTGAAAACCCTGGCCATCGAGAACCTCGCCATCATAGACCGGCTGGAAACCGCGTTTGACGCCGGCCTGTCGGTGCTGACCGGCGAGACCGGCGCCGGCAAGTCCATCCTCGTGGATGCGATTGAACTCGCCCTCGGCAAGCGCGCGCAAACGCGGCTGATACGCCCGGGCGCGCGCCGCCTTTCCATCAGCCTGGTGTTTGATGTCGGCGACATCCCGCAGGCCGGCGCGTGGCTTGAGCGGCGCGAACTGGCGCAGGCCGACGACAGTTGCATTCTGCGCCGCACCGTCGGCGCCGACGGGCGCTCGCAGGCATGGATCAACGGCCAGCCGGCGACGCTGGAGCAACTGAGGGAACTCGCCTCGCACCTGATTGACATCGTCGGCCAGAACGCCCACCAGATGCTGCTGCGGCGCGACAAGCACCTGTATCTTCTTGATTCGCAATGCGGCCACGCCGAACAGTTGCGCGAAATCGGCCAACTGGCGCGGCGCTGGAAAGAGGCCGGCGAGACGCTTGAACAACTGGCCGAGAACGCGCGCGAACTGACCGAACGGCGCGAGTGGCTGGAGCGCCAGGTTGCGGAACTGGAGGGCAGCGGCGTCAAGCCGGGCGAATACGGGGAACTGGAGCGCGAACACCGCCTGCTGTCGAAAAAGGAGAGCCTGAAAAGCGCGCTTCACGAAGTCCACGCGATGCTCGACGACAACGACGGCGCCGACGCCGCGACGCTGCTGGGCAGGGCGTCGGGCGTTGTTGACAAGCTGCGCGACACCGACCCGCAACTGGCGGCGGCGGGCGAACTGGTCGCGGCGGCGCTGGGGCAGACCGGCGAGGCGGCGCGCGAGATACGCGGCGCGCTTGAACGGATTGAGGTGTCGGACGAGTACTTCGCGCAACTGGAACAGCGCATCAGCCGCCTGTCGGCGCTGGCCGACAAATACCGCACGCAGCCCGCCGCGCTGCCCGAACAACTGGAATACGCGCGCGCCGAACTGGAAAAACTCGGCGACCCGGCGACCGACCCCGAACAACTGCGGCGCGAGCGCGCCGAACTGGAAAAACGCTACGGCGAACTGGCCGCCGGCGTCAGCGAACGCCGCCGCAAGACGGCGGCGGCGCTGGAGAAAAATGTCGTCGCGACACTGCACAAACTGAACCTGGCCAAGGCCGAATTCAAGGTGCGTTTTGCCGGCGCCGGCGACGACGCGCCGGCGCCGTCGGGGCGCGAACGCGCCGAATTCATGATTCGCGCCAACCCCGGCCAGGACTTGCAGCCGCTGACGGCGACCGCCTCGGGCGGCGAATTGTCGCGCATCAGCCTTGCGCTGCAAATGGCGCTGTCAAAAAAACGCCCGATGCCGGTGCTGATTTTCGACGAGGTGGACAGCGGCGTCGGCGGCGCCACCGCCGGCACCGTCGGGCGCCTGTTGCAGGCCATCAGCCGCCGCGCGCAGGTGTTTTGCATCACGCATCTGCCGCAGGTCGCAAGCCGCGCCGCCCACCATTACCGCGTTGTCAAGGAGCAGGACGCGCAGACCCGCGTGCAACTGGAGAAACTCGACGGGCGCGAACGCCGCGTTGAAATCGCGCGCATGATGGCGGGCGAGAAAATCACAAAGCAGTCGCTTGAACACGCAAGGCAGATGCTCGGCGACGGCGAAATGGCGGCGGATTCACCGCTGCCTTAG
- a CDS encoding outer membrane protein assembly factor BamE codes for MALILAAPLLLGACSGGLFSEAGDYFRKVFSSDSWRFYRMDISQGNLLDEKAVARIRPGLTREQVVYLLGNPVLPSMFHDDRWDYIYYLDSLEKENERYHLTLFFDEDRVVRVRKPKPQEPT; via the coding sequence ATGGCGCTGATTCTGGCGGCGCCGCTGCTGCTCGGCGCCTGCTCCGGCGGCCTTTTCAGCGAGGCCGGGGACTATTTCAGGAAAGTCTTTTCAAGCGACTCCTGGCGCTTCTACCGGATGGACATTTCGCAAGGCAACCTGCTTGATGAAAAGGCCGTCGCGCGCATCAGGCCGGGGCTGACCCGCGAGCAGGTCGTCTATCTGCTCGGCAACCCGGTGCTGCCGAGCATGTTCCATGACGACCGCTGGGATTACATCTACTACCTGGACTCGCTGGAAAAGGAAAACGAGCGTTACCACCTGACGCTGTTCTTCGACGAAGACCGCGTCGTGCGCGTTCGCAAACCGAAGCCGCAGGAACCAACCTGA
- a CDS encoding sulfotransferase family 2 domain-containing protein: MSNVHPMTTGRILSKCSRILSKLPLLHIDPRYEGGFQAKIFRVLSKLPLIHIDHFKNYVCIAIPKTGSTTVRSMCRRGIGDGTGRHETARSIIREIGMESWQKKFTFATVRNPYARVVSIYHVNVPGHVLDSKTYFCQWAKALCSEELYPCRRSAYIADRWNQVEYIKNDEGDILVDFIVHLENIEEDMKMVCQRLNIPFSGVPHINKGRISCDYRDYYDDEAREVVGNWFREDLEQFGYDFDGLIAP; encoded by the coding sequence ATGAGTAACGTGCATCCGATGACCACAGGCAGGATACTCAGCAAGTGCAGCAGGATTTTGTCCAAACTGCCTCTGCTCCATATTGACCCCAGGTACGAGGGTGGGTTCCAGGCTAAAATCTTTCGGGTTTTGTCCAAACTGCCTTTGATTCATATTGACCACTTCAAGAATTATGTGTGCATTGCTATTCCTAAAACGGGTAGCACCACAGTCCGGAGTATGTGCAGGCGTGGCATTGGAGATGGTACCGGACGTCATGAGACTGCCCGGAGCATCATTCGGGAAATAGGGATGGAGAGTTGGCAGAAAAAATTCACTTTTGCAACTGTCAGAAATCCTTATGCAAGAGTAGTTTCAATATATCATGTTAATGTTCCCGGCCATGTCCTTGACTCGAAAACTTATTTTTGTCAGTGGGCAAAAGCCCTTTGCTCTGAGGAGTTATATCCTTGCAGGCGTTCTGCGTATATTGCAGATCGATGGAATCAGGTTGAGTATATCAAGAATGACGAAGGCGATATACTTGTGGATTTCATAGTACATCTTGAAAACATTGAAGAAGACATGAAAATGGTTTGCCAACGACTGAACATTCCTTTCTCCGGTGTTCCGCATATCAACAAGGGCCGGATTTCCTGCGATTACAGGGACTATTACGATGACGAAGCCAGGGAAGTTGTCGGGAACTGGTTCCGGGAGGATCTGGAGCAGTTTGGCTACGACTTTGACGGACTGATAGCCCCCTGA
- the dapB gene encoding 4-hydroxy-tetrahydrodipicolinate reductase: MAIHGAEGRMGRALAEAAPSFAALEWTRAYTLPNSPQLGADAGVAAGGAESGVRLESSDAIAGGGFDVLIDFSVPQATLRALQACVSMKRAMVIGTTGFSAAGTRELETAAKTIPLVVAPNMSIGVNLCLKLLRDAAAVFGEDADIEIVEAHHRHKVDAPSGTALKMGEVVAEALGRNLEDCAVYQRHGQTGARPAGAIGFQSIRAGDIVGEHKVLFALDGERIEISHKAASRLGFVRGALHAAAWVAGRTPGLYDMRAVLGL, encoded by the coding sequence ATTGCGATACACGGCGCCGAGGGGCGCATGGGCCGCGCGCTGGCCGAAGCCGCGCCGTCTTTCGCCGCGCTGGAATGGACGCGCGCCTATACCTTGCCCAACTCGCCGCAGTTGGGCGCGGACGCCGGCGTTGCCGCAGGCGGCGCTGAAAGCGGCGTGCGGCTGGAGTCTTCGGACGCGATCGCCGGCGGCGGCTTTGATGTGCTGATAGACTTCTCCGTGCCGCAGGCCACATTGCGCGCGCTGCAAGCGTGCGTTTCAATGAAGCGGGCGATGGTCATCGGCACCACCGGTTTTTCCGCCGCCGGGACGCGCGAGTTGGAAACCGCGGCAAAGACGATACCGCTGGTTGTCGCGCCCAACATGAGCATCGGCGTCAACCTGTGCCTGAAACTGCTGCGCGACGCCGCCGCCGTGTTCGGCGAAGACGCCGACATTGAAATCGTCGAGGCGCACCACCGCCACAAGGTGGACGCGCCGTCGGGCACCGCGCTGAAGATGGGCGAGGTGGTCGCCGAGGCCCTTGGCCGCAATCTGGAAGACTGCGCCGTCTATCAGCGCCACGGCCAGACCGGCGCGCGGCCTGCGGGCGCAATCGGCTTTCAGAGCATCCGCGCCGGCGACATCGTCGGCGAGCACAAGGTGCTGTTCGCGCTGGACGGCGAGCGCATTGAAATCTCACACAAGGCCGCCAGCCGCCTCGGATTCGTCCGCGGCGCCTTGCACGCCGCCGCATGGGTTGCGGGCCGCACGCCGGGCCTTTATGACATGCGCGCCGTTCTCGGGCTGTGA
- a CDS encoding DNA ligase, which produces MKQKPQKTAAVVWAIAALMTAAPLHAADLPLARKYSGGIDLSQYWVSEKFDGVRARWNGERLISRGGNAFAAPAWFTAGFPPTPLDGELWAGRGLFSETASIVTRAAPHEGWRRVRYMVFDLPAPGVFNERLQRLRALAATATSPYMEVVQQRKVSGHTALMETLNAITAAGGEGLMLRDGQSRYRGGRSSGLLKLKKFDDAEARVIAHHPGKGKFAGMTGSITVQAKHGPPFRIGSGFTDAQRKNPPPIGALITFRHHGHTANGLPRFPVLWRVRADEPE; this is translated from the coding sequence ATGAAACAGAAACCGCAAAAAACCGCCGCTGTCGTGTGGGCCATCGCGGCGCTGATGACCGCCGCGCCGCTGCACGCGGCGGACTTGCCGCTGGCGCGCAAGTACAGCGGCGGGATTGATTTGTCGCAGTACTGGGTCAGCGAAAAGTTTGACGGCGTGCGCGCGCGCTGGAACGGCGAGAGGCTGATTTCACGCGGCGGCAACGCCTTCGCCGCGCCGGCCTGGTTCACCGCCGGCTTTCCGCCGACGCCGCTTGACGGCGAGTTATGGGCCGGGCGCGGCCTTTTCTCCGAAACCGCGTCCATCGTCACCCGCGCCGCGCCGCACGAAGGGTGGCGGCGCGTAAGATATATGGTCTTCGACCTGCCCGCGCCCGGCGTCTTCAACGAGCGTCTGCAACGACTGCGCGCGCTGGCGGCCACCGCCACCAGTCCGTACATGGAAGTCGTGCAACAGCGCAAGGTGTCCGGCCACACCGCGCTGATGGAAACACTCAACGCCATCACCGCCGCCGGCGGCGAAGGGCTGATGCTGCGCGACGGCCAGTCGCGCTACCGCGGCGGGCGCTCCTCCGGCCTGCTGAAACTGAAGAAATTCGACGACGCCGAAGCGCGCGTCATCGCCCACCACCCCGGCAAGGGAAAATTCGCCGGCATGACCGGCAGCATCACCGTCCAGGCAAAACACGGCCCGCCGTTCAGAATCGGCAGCGGCTTCACCGATGCACAGCGCAAAAACCCGCCGCCCATCGGCGCGCTCATCACCTTCAGACACCACGGCCACACCGCCAACGGCCTGCCCCGCTTCCCGGTGCTCTGGCGCGTGCGCGCCGACGAACCGGAGTAA